Genomic segment of Triticum aestivum cultivar Chinese Spring chromosome 6A, IWGSC CS RefSeq v2.1, whole genome shotgun sequence:
TGCAAGTGGCAATCTTCATCGAGACTCTGGTTGATTTGTGCTTGATCTCCACCGAGGAGCTTACGGGAAGCTCCGGGTAGTTGAGGACCGTATGGATGACAGTAGGGAAAGCCCTAGTGGCGGATGTCTAATTCGCACTCAGAAGGAGTGGAAGGCGAAGAAGAGGCAGTTGCGTGGCGGCTGAGCCTCAAGCaaaggtggtggtcgtggccgcagGCGCCGAGACAGTGGAAACCGTGTGCAAAAGCTAGGACAAACCCAACAATAGGGCGGACTAGCACCGCTCCGAAAACAGTGAAGACTGGAACATATGTTAGTATTTCGACAATAAGGACCACTAGGCCTGCGAGTGTTGCAAGAAGCAACGTTACGAGGCGGTCTCATACAGACTGAGGAAGATGAGGGACTAGGTTTGGTGATGGCCAGCATCGAGTCAGTCAAGGAGGACTCGACGTCTTTTTTTACTAGCTCCTAGGTCGCGAACTCGAGCTCAGTCGAAACCGCGAGCATGGTCCGACCACCGACGCACACGGGTGGCCACGTTTTCCTCAATCTGGAGAAGGTGATGATCATGCCCACACATAATGGCGAAAACCGATGCGAGGTGTACTTCCTCGACAAAAGCGCGACAAACCACATGACTAGATCGGCCGACGCGTTCTTCAAGCTACGGTTCACAGACGGATCACTTGTCGAGATCCACAGCCGTGGGACTGTCGTCTTTGCCATCGATAGGGGAGAAAACCCGACGCATGGATGCATTCTTCATCGTGGTTCTACAGATCAGCGTTCTCGGGCTCAGCCAGCTAGACGAGAATTGGTATGATATCACCAATCACCGTGATGTGCTCACTGTGCGCCATCAGCTCAAACAACTCCTCTTCAAAGTAACACATGCACCGAATTCACCTATACACACTTTCATTTCACTCAGGCCATCAAGTGTGCCTCATCACTGGGTCATTCACCAGCCGAGTCATTAGGTGGTTGTGGCGTATACTATGGTGCCGAGCTTACTTGCACCGATTCACCCTGTTTGTAGCAAGTGATTTACCATATTGGGATTGACGATTTACCGAAAGGGGTCACATCATGGTCGACTTAACTGCACCTAGCCCACGAATAGTCTCAACAGCCTAGCCCGAGCGACCATGACTTGTCTTTCCCTAGATGCCATGTATTGGTCATAAGGTCAACGCAACATATCGCTTTATGTAGGTCAACCTTTGGTGTTTAATTTATGTACTGTAAATGTTCTGAAAAAAGAGTTATGTACCATAAATGAAGATGCGTGAACACAATCTGCAAGAAATCTTCTGGTGTGTGTGCGCGTTCTTTGTTTTACAAATTGTGCCTGTCTAGACCTTAACGGACAGATAAAATACACCACGACCACAAAACAACATGTTGTCACATGACATAGTTATATAGATATAGATACCAAAGCCAACAGATTTTGGAAGTACACCACAACACCAATCAAGTCAACATCAGCACACTATAGTTACCGGGCAACCATCCTTCCTCGTTGGAGGTTCATAGACCAACATTTTTGtactaaaatttcagaaagaaATGCACAGGGAAGCGAAACAACTACGCTCCGACGTTCATCTTGTCACCATGTGCTTTGCTTGTAGCTTCACCTTTTGGAGCAGCCTCGATATCCCCCATCTGCTCATCTGCTACTGAATCTCTGTGGGTGCTATCAGGCGTGATAAGTAAGGGAGCAGCCAGCTTGTCGGATCGCCCTCCTTGATTTGGTGGGCCAGGAACCACGGTGACCTCATCAGGGTTCGTATCCATCCTCTTGTGTGACTTTTGAGCTTTCGGCTCAGCTAGGCTATCATCAATTACAATATCAATCTTAACATCAGCAGATGGTCGACGACATACTTTCCTCAGTGGAACCATCTCCTGTCACGTGAAAATAAATGAAAAATCAAGGGACAacttttccaaaaatatatttaatCATGGTAAACATCATAGAAACAAGCTAAACTCATCACTCTGCGCTTTCCATTTTACTTGACTACATGGTAAGATAATTGGCTGAGAACAAAAAATCGTAGTATTCTGCACTGTTATTCTTCCCCATCTATCTTCCTTGAACATTCAGATTTATATTGTATGGTTTCCAAAGAAATTGCAGATTGGAAATGAAATCTCAAGGAAATGCCAAAGTAAGTTTGGTTTCCTTCAAAAACTAGGATGGGTTTAATGGGTCTACAAAGGACCATGGTGAGCTACTCATGTATGGATGTCCATGCATGTTATGAAGAAGAAAACCAGCTCTGATTTGGCAGCTCGGGTAGTAGTTGTCATCAAGTTCTTTCTCGAGTCCAGGATGAAGTCCCAAAATATAACTCTATGTGCAGGCAAACAACCCTAGCCCCAATTATGACATCCAACAATGGTGTAACACGGTAACCAGAATAAATGCATGCACACTCAACAGTGTTAGAGACAAGGAGAGTTACCTCGGAGTGATCATGATCATAACGAACAAGAAAACTGCAGCGGCAACCCCTTAAATCATGTGTGCGCCTTTCTACTTCAAGAACATGAGCATCAAAATAGAGGGCCTGCTCTTTTCTTACCTGTTCAATTCAGCACAGAAATGTTTATTCTTGTGAGAAATCAACTAAAATAAGTAATAACATCACATTACAAGACAACTAACTCACATAGTTTGGCCCTTTGTTCAACTTTCCTTCACAATTTTCTTTTACGGGACTTTAGTTCACAATGTTACTTACACCCAGTGACCAAAACTCCTTACTCCGGCTCTCTATAATCCTCCAATTTGAGTATGATATTGTCTTGAACTAGAAGTAAATTCATGCAAAATAATCTCTACACTCCAACATTAGTATTTATTAGGCAGACTTATTTGATGAAAGTTGGACTATCCAATTTATCaatttaaaaaggaaaaaaaagcttTTCAGCGCTCACTTTAATGATAAAGTAACAATAATATTCATAGAATAAATTCACACCCAATTTTAGATTAAAAATTAATTCTAGTACTCAAAAGTATGATATTTTAATAAAATGTGGTGATTTTACAGTCATTTGGTCATGGACACGACTAATAAATGGTCAAATCAGTGCTGCCAGTTTGACCAAGTGGCATCACAGTAAAATTCTATTATATGAAATATGATTACCAAGATATGGATAGTGACAGGAAACATATGTTGTACTTAATTAAATGTCCTATTTACTTCAACTACCATGCTGTATATAGCATATAAGATGCATGCTGAAGCAGAATATACAATTCATGAGGATTAAAAACGGGATTTAATAATTATTGGCAAGCACAATTCTTAAGCACTACTTGTAAAGTCTAGACAAACAAGGAATAGAGCCTATGAATTGAAGAACCTTGAGTGTCAACAGAGTTGAAATATAAATTCAATTACATCTCTTCAAAACGGACCAAATAAATGATTTGGCTAAGTAAGCAACAAAATTCTGTTGGTCATGTGCACCACAGTTCAGAAGGCTCCGCACTTTTCGCAGGTGAGACCCGACCAACATACCCAACACGCTTTCACAGGCgaacaagtaacaaaaataaaataatggTTGAATCGTAAGTTTATGTACATATTTTTCAAGCGCATAAAAAAGCCAGACTGTAACCGCCTGCCAGGAATTACATAAATATTCTGTGGCTAAAATACACCGGCTTAGTAATCAGTAAGGATAAATTAAAGCTTCATGAAGACATGAATTATCAGTTGTGCCATGCAAACTTGCTAAGTCAGGTTAAGAGAAGTCGTTTAAGATGACTACCTGATAACAAAGAATAAGATCCCCAGGAAGCACACCAACACATTCTGTGTCTATACATGGGAGAGAACGCAGTCTCACAGATTTACAAACATTAATCCATTCTTCCTCCTCAGCCCCAAATCCAGAAAACCAAACTTGTATTTCCTGAAACAGAAAAAATAAATTAGTGTAAGCACAGTTGGCATAATGCACAGGTAGTGAACCCGCTGTGGAGAGAGATTAAACAATACAGCACATGAGCATTATATAATTCTCAGAAAATGAGCGAGCCTAGTTTTCACTCTCAACTGCGAAAAGAGGCGCAAATCACCCTAAACTTGTCTTGGCAGTAATCTTTGGCATGTCGGCAGCAAGATCAACCTATCTGCTTCTCTTTATTTCTCTACGTACATCTCTTGTCAACCCATACTCAAGTCGAATCACAAGGCCACGTCCACTTGCACAACAAGAATCACATGTTCACTTAGGACCCGACGGGTTTGTGCCCGTCAAACATGTTTGCCTTCCATGGTTGCTACATACACTAAAGACTACATCTACAAGGATGCAAAGTGATTTCTGAAACAATGCTACTATTACTTGTTTTATAAAAAGTTCCCCTGTTTCTAGAATTCAGATCTAGGAAATGAATTTACCTGGTCCCCAGTTTCAGAAAATCTGTAGGACAGGATGGCAGCAACATCGAACCTGTAACAACAAAGATTGGTCATGCATGTAAAATAGAATGGTTGATGCAAGTAAACCGCCCACCGCACACCGACACACCTAACAGACCCACCCACACTCATGATAAAAATTAAATGACCTACCCAAAAATGGACCAAATGTGACATCGATCGGCACAAAAGAAGAAAGAAAGCAAGAAATATGTATATCTGCTGCATACCATGCACCATTTGTTGGTGACTTTGCTTCAAGCTGGACCAGGCCACAATCCGAAGAGGCATTCCCTGATTGGCAACGACAGTATCAATAATCCATAATCGACATGATACATGGTATGTGTTCGGTCGGTTACAACAAGTTAGAAGTCTTGGAAACAAGAAACAATAAAATTGTGCCATGTAGCCTGCAATTCTCAATAAAAGGGAATGAACAGTGCAGCACCTGACTGTGATTCGGAGTTGGAAGGGCAAGAGGACTGAACCCTGTAGGAAGCTGGGTGCTGTGCCTCAGCCCCCGTGGGCAGCATCTTCCCTTGTGCCGGCGGCCGCTCACCCCTCCGTTTCTGCGTGTACCTCCGGTTCTGGAACCAGGTGTGCACCTGCGCCGACGCAGATCATCAGATCGGAATTAGAAAATAGGGCTGACTTGCTTGTACTGTATCTTGGGCAACGTACCTGACTGTACTGGACGGGGACCTGGCCGTCGCCGGAGCGGTCCGGGGAGGCGTTCAAGTCGTCGGTGAGTCCCTGGATGATGGGACGCTTGGGCATGGCGTTGAGGTCACGGAGGACCTCCAACATCTTGGCGACCTCCGCGTGGGTGAACCGGATTCTCCCCGTCATCCTAACTTCTCCGCCCCTCGCTGCCGCGCCTGCGTGTACCCCCGCCGGTGAGGTGAGATCAGCACACCACAGCAGATTCGATTTGAGGAAGCATTACAAGACTGGAGATGGAGAACAGATTGGACCGGAGGAAGGGAGGAGTACCTTACCAGATCTGTGTGTGCTACTCCTGTGTCTGTG
This window contains:
- the LOC123129225 gene encoding protein SAWADEE HOMEODOMAIN HOMOLOG 2, coding for MTGRIRFTHAEVAKMLEVLRDLNAMPKRPIIQGLTDDLNASPDRSGDGQVPVQYSQVHTWFQNRRYTQKRRGERPPAQGKMLPTGAEAQHPASYRVQSSCPSNSESQSGNASSDCGLVQLEAKSPTNGAWFDVAAILSYRFSETGDQEIQVWFSGFGAEEEEWINVCKSVRLRSLPCIDTECVGVLPGDLILCYQVRKEQALYFDAHVLEVERRTHDLRGCRCSFLVRYDHDHSEEMVPLRKVCRRPSADVKIDIVIDDSLAEPKAQKSHKRMDTNPDEVTVVPGPPNQGGRSDKLAAPLLITPDSTHRDSVADEQMGDIEAAPKGEATSKAHGDKMNVGA